A DNA window from Bacillus carboniphilus contains the following coding sequences:
- a CDS encoding alpha/beta hydrolase, which translates to MTATAFVKPINGTDLYYEYYQHPSSRETIVLIHGFLSSSFSFRHLIPLIKQDYSVLSVDVPPFGKSGKSISFTYSYENMAKTILHLLEELDIDQATVMGHSMGGQIALNIAYLNPVGVKGAVLLCSSSYLKKAKLHLKMSSYIPFFHHYVKLYLSRSGVRKNLQNVVYNAEMINDEMLFGYLQPFLDDEIFKALTRMIRHREGDLPPEKLQKITTPSLLIWGEHDRVVPLHIGKRLNKDLQNSHLVILNDAGHLVPEEKPEEVHRHMSNFIQSIS; encoded by the coding sequence TTGACAGCAACAGCATTTGTAAAACCAATAAATGGCACAGACCTTTATTATGAGTATTATCAACATCCATCTTCTCGAGAAACGATTGTTTTAATACATGGCTTTCTTTCTTCAAGCTTTAGTTTTCGGCATCTCATTCCACTTATAAAACAAGACTATTCTGTTCTTTCTGTTGATGTTCCACCTTTTGGGAAAAGTGGCAAGTCTATAAGTTTTACTTATTCTTACGAAAACATGGCCAAGACCATTCTCCATTTATTAGAGGAACTCGACATCGACCAAGCCACCGTTATGGGGCATTCTATGGGAGGACAAATTGCATTAAATATCGCATATTTAAATCCTGTAGGTGTAAAGGGAGCTGTTTTACTTTGTAGTTCCTCCTACCTAAAAAAAGCAAAACTACATTTAAAAATGTCCAGCTATATTCCTTTTTTCCACCATTATGTAAAGCTTTATCTTTCCCGCTCTGGTGTGAGAAAGAATTTACAAAATGTTGTTTACAATGCAGAAATGATTAACGATGAAATGTTATTTGGGTATTTACAGCCGTTTTTAGATGATGAAATTTTCAAGGCGCTAACCCGAATGATTCGCCATCGTGAAGGAGATCTTCCTCCAGAAAAGCTGCAGAAAATTACTACCCCTAGTCTTTTAATTTGGGGAGAACACGACCGTGTGGTTCCGCTTCATATCGGGAAAAGGCTTAATAAAGATTTACAGAACTCCCATTTAGTCATATTAAATGACGCCGGACATCTTGTTCCAGAAGAGAAACCAGAAGAGGTTCACAGGCATATGTCTAATTTTATACAATCGATAAGTTGA
- a CDS encoding NAD(P)-dependent oxidoreductase, translating into MIEKGFKKIGFIGLGVMGSRMCERLLLLENDLFVNDISEEAMLRLVDKGAIRAVSPEALAEQCDIILTSLPNSAIVENVVFGESGLLGGVREGAILIELSSSTPSTTERVGSALQKKGAYMIDAPVSRGAGAAANGTLSIMVGGDVEVIDSCRFILDQLGTDILHTGKLGTGHAMKALNNLLNATNLIAACEGLVIAHKEGVKPENFTEAINNSSGASHITTVRFPKYFLNRAFNSNFTLGLMYKDCSIALEMAQKMGTPMLFTSLTQQVYAMGMSKGMANEDNTRILEVIEDVLGHSVKEEVEMDSVS; encoded by the coding sequence ATGATAGAAAAAGGGTTTAAGAAAATTGGTTTCATAGGTCTTGGTGTAATGGGATCAAGGATGTGTGAACGCTTGCTCCTTCTAGAGAACGATTTATTTGTTAATGATATTTCCGAAGAAGCCATGTTAAGGTTGGTGGATAAAGGTGCCATTAGGGCCGTATCTCCAGAGGCACTAGCAGAACAATGTGATATCATTCTCACCTCACTTCCAAATAGCGCAATTGTTGAAAATGTTGTTTTTGGTGAAAGTGGGCTCCTTGGAGGAGTTCGAGAGGGAGCTATTCTAATAGAGTTATCCAGTTCCACACCTTCTACTACAGAAAGAGTCGGATCAGCTCTTCAAAAAAAGGGCGCATACATGATAGATGCCCCTGTTAGCAGGGGGGCAGGTGCTGCTGCCAACGGAACACTTTCCATAATGGTTGGTGGCGATGTAGAAGTCATAGATTCATGTCGATTTATATTAGACCAATTAGGGACTGATATTCTTCACACGGGAAAGCTAGGTACAGGTCATGCAATGAAGGCTTTAAATAATCTATTAAATGCCACGAATTTAATAGCGGCTTGTGAGGGATTAGTTATTGCTCACAAAGAAGGAGTTAAGCCCGAGAATTTTACCGAGGCTATAAACAATAGTAGTGGAGCAAGTCATATAACTACTGTTCGGTTTCCCAAATATTTTCTAAATAGAGCTTTTAATTCAAACTTCACTTTAGGGTTAATGTACAAGGATTGTTCGATTGCTCTTGAAATGGCTCAAAAGATGGGGACCCCTATGCTATTTACGAGCTTAACTCAACAGGTTTATGCAATGGGAATGAGTAAGGGTATGGCCAATGAAGATAATACTAGAATATTAGAAGTAATTGAAGATGTCTTGGGCCACAGTGTGAAAGAAGAGGTTGAGATGGATTCAGTTTCATAG
- a CDS encoding NAD(P)-dependent oxidoreductase, with the protein MNLSKVGIVGFGEIGSRMGKRLVQRGYSVTAYDIDAQAMNRAKAIGALCATSPAEVAQCSEFIIVCVTDPDAVEKCVIGENGIVEGLQSNSIVIETTTSKPSTTRKIAVEIERKNGSIIDAPVSRGVPAAENGTLSILVGGKEEVLDRCRPLLECLGTDIIHVGDLGAGHCVKAINMMMLGCNLIAASEVITLGVKAGIEMETMLEVINVSSGESYMTSNHFLKYVLPDTFDSQFSLGLMLKDIKIGTEIAYESGLAPIAASKAKEIYRWAASHNMRQEDNMRIVQFIQRWMGGYHDRKRV; encoded by the coding sequence ATAAATTTGAGTAAGGTTGGAATTGTTGGATTTGGAGAAATTGGTTCAAGAATGGGAAAAAGGCTGGTTCAAAGAGGATATAGTGTTACAGCTTATGATATCGATGCCCAGGCTATGAACCGAGCAAAAGCAATCGGTGCACTCTGTGCTACATCACCAGCTGAAGTGGCCCAATGCAGTGAGTTCATAATTGTGTGTGTAACCGATCCTGATGCAGTGGAAAAATGTGTGATAGGTGAAAATGGGATAGTAGAAGGACTGCAATCCAATAGCATCGTGATTGAAACAACAACTTCAAAGCCCTCTACTACCCGGAAAATAGCAGTAGAAATAGAGCGGAAAAATGGAAGTATAATTGATGCCCCAGTTAGCCGAGGAGTGCCTGCAGCAGAAAATGGAACCCTCTCTATTTTAGTAGGTGGAAAGGAAGAGGTTTTAGACAGATGTAGGCCACTCCTAGAATGCTTAGGGACGGATATTATACATGTAGGAGACCTAGGAGCAGGACACTGTGTAAAAGCCATTAACATGATGATGCTAGGATGTAATTTAATTGCTGCATCGGAAGTGATCACTTTAGGTGTGAAAGCAGGGATTGAAATGGAAACTATGTTGGAGGTCATCAATGTTAGTAGCGGGGAAAGCTATATGACCTCCAATCATTTTCTGAAATATGTATTGCCTGATACATTTGATTCCCAATTCTCACTTGGACTAATGTTAAAAGATATCAAAATCGGAACGGAGATTGCATATGAATCGGGGTTAGCCCCAATTGCTGCAAGTAAAGCTAAAGAGATTTATAGATGGGCTGCAAGCCATAACATGAGGCAGGAAGATAATATGAGGATTGTCCAATTTATTCAAAGATGGATGGGGGGATACCATGATAGAAAAAGGGTTTAA
- a CDS encoding MalY/PatB family protein — protein sequence MRDFETVIPRLGTYSVKWDGVEHVFGRPNLHPMWVADMDFKPPQEIIQTIKMRLEHEIFGYTMTPDSLKKAICNWQRKKYKWDVQEDSILVSPGVVTSIATAVQALSEEGDKILMHSPVYPPFFSIPEANARQVVYSTLIDELEQYQIDWADFENKLKDGVKLFILCHPHNPAGRVWTQDELQKMIDLCKKYEVIILSDEIHCDLTLPDYQHIPLATVDPSYQDQIITFIAPSKTFNLAGLQASSIIVPNEELRTKLETIQGKQGFHFLNIFGAVAMEAAYTHGEAWLDDLLKYLQENVQVVQTFLKERLPQIKMKTPGATYLLWLDCRELGVEQDALVNALLDVGELALENGEKYGPTGKGYVRMNIACPRALLVEGLERLERAISDLYK from the coding sequence TTGAGAGACTTTGAAACAGTAATCCCAAGATTAGGTACCTACTCTGTAAAATGGGATGGAGTTGAACATGTTTTCGGTAGGCCAAACTTACATCCAATGTGGGTTGCTGATATGGACTTTAAGCCCCCACAAGAAATTATACAAACAATAAAGATGCGATTGGAACACGAGATATTTGGTTACACCATGACACCGGATTCACTTAAGAAAGCCATTTGTAATTGGCAAAGAAAAAAATATAAATGGGATGTTCAAGAAGATTCAATATTAGTCAGTCCTGGAGTTGTCACTTCCATTGCTACAGCTGTTCAAGCTCTTAGTGAAGAAGGAGATAAAATATTAATGCATTCCCCTGTTTATCCACCATTCTTCAGTATCCCTGAAGCAAACGCTCGTCAGGTTGTGTATTCAACCCTAATCGATGAACTGGAACAGTATCAAATAGACTGGGCTGACTTTGAAAATAAACTAAAGGATGGAGTTAAGCTATTTATCCTCTGTCATCCTCACAATCCAGCGGGAAGAGTATGGACTCAGGATGAACTACAAAAGATGATAGATCTCTGTAAAAAGTACGAAGTCATTATTCTTTCAGATGAAATTCATTGCGATTTAACATTACCTGACTATCAACATATACCATTAGCTACTGTTGATCCATCTTACCAAGACCAAATCATCACGTTTATTGCACCAAGTAAAACATTTAATCTTGCTGGTCTCCAAGCTTCATCCATCATTGTGCCAAATGAAGAGTTACGAACAAAACTAGAAACTATCCAAGGGAAACAGGGCTTTCATTTCTTAAATATTTTTGGAGCTGTTGCTATGGAAGCTGCTTATACACACGGAGAAGCATGGTTAGACGATTTGTTGAAGTACTTACAAGAGAACGTTCAAGTAGTCCAGACATTCTTAAAAGAACGACTGCCACAAATTAAAATGAAAACTCCAGGTGCCACTTATCTTTTATGGTTGGATTGCAGAGAGCTTGGAGTCGAGCAAGACGCTTTAGTCAATGCTTTGTTAGATGTGGGGGAACTAGCTCTTGAAAATGGAGAAAAGTATGGTCCTACAGGAAAAGGATATGTTCGGATGAATATTGCTTGTCCGAGGGCTTTGTTAGTGGAAGGTTTGGAGAGGTTGGAGAGGGCAATATCGGATTTATATAAATAA
- a CDS encoding thiamine pyrophosphate-binding protein, whose protein sequence is MNVNSTVTEQNRKLLLSGGQAAVKALEVEGVEHVFGLIGSSTMEMFDALYDSKQIKYIGVRDERTGTHMADAYARATGKPGVVLAGQSGPGATNLVTGLAQAYHAFSPVVAIAGSIASNHKYRDAFQEVDQQALFTPVTKKTWTVPRADRIPEMLQEAFRVSQTGRKGPVVLNIPRDIFAEINEYSAFLTPDQYMSASAPSGDLKQVEEAIKLLSQSEKPLIIAGAGVKWSRAQKDVLELAERLNAPLATAAGHGDAVPCDHPLYAGQVGPRGNVVATNLAREADVILALGTRLGFNSTFYSYDNLNKDAKIIQVNIEPASLSRYFPVSIGIYGDVGNVTRQLLQGLGNQDSNSYVAQWTDQFHQNRNQLLDERERKGAVDANPNPIQPAQVFQALRNTLPKDAMYTLDAGTLCLQATDSLNYYQSPGLFTPLDFGLVGFSFAAGLGIKAAYPERTVVSLMGDGGFGMTMSEISTAVEAKLNTVTIVMNNHCWGAEKAYQKDFFGERYIGADVVNPRYDRVAEEFGAKGFRVEKAEDLEATIEEALKANAPAIVDVQVDPNALYSFRRDSFQHRK, encoded by the coding sequence ATGAATGTAAATTCAACAGTAACTGAACAAAATCGAAAATTACTATTGTCAGGGGGTCAGGCGGCAGTAAAAGCGCTGGAAGTAGAGGGAGTAGAACATGTTTTTGGACTGATAGGATCTTCTACCATGGAAATGTTTGATGCTTTATACGATTCTAAGCAAATCAAATATATCGGAGTCCGTGATGAAAGAACAGGAACCCATATGGCAGATGCTTATGCTAGAGCTACTGGTAAACCAGGTGTCGTTCTGGCTGGGCAAAGTGGACCGGGGGCAACAAATTTGGTTACAGGTCTAGCGCAAGCTTACCATGCATTTTCACCTGTTGTAGCAATTGCAGGTTCAATTGCTTCTAACCATAAATATAGAGATGCCTTTCAAGAGGTGGATCAGCAAGCGTTGTTCACCCCAGTTACTAAAAAGACATGGACTGTTCCAAGAGCTGATCGAATCCCTGAAATGCTTCAAGAAGCATTCAGAGTTAGTCAAACAGGTAGGAAAGGGCCAGTTGTTTTAAATATACCGAGAGATATCTTTGCTGAAATAAATGAATATAGCGCATTTTTAACACCAGACCAATATATGTCTGCAAGTGCACCAAGCGGTGATCTTAAGCAGGTAGAAGAAGCTATCAAACTATTATCACAATCAGAGAAGCCGTTAATTATTGCAGGAGCAGGTGTTAAATGGAGTAGAGCTCAGAAAGATGTTCTAGAACTTGCGGAGCGATTAAACGCACCTTTGGCTACCGCTGCTGGTCATGGTGACGCTGTTCCTTGTGACCATCCTTTATATGCAGGTCAGGTTGGGCCAAGAGGAAATGTTGTCGCAACAAACCTAGCACGGGAAGCGGATGTCATATTAGCTTTAGGAACTCGTCTAGGGTTTAATTCAACTTTCTACTCCTACGACAATTTAAATAAAGATGCAAAAATTATTCAGGTCAATATCGAGCCAGCCTCTTTATCTCGATACTTCCCTGTAAGCATAGGAATATATGGTGATGTAGGTAATGTTACAAGACAACTTCTACAAGGCTTAGGTAATCAAGATAGTAATTCATATGTAGCACAATGGACGGACCAATTCCATCAAAATCGCAATCAATTATTAGATGAGAGAGAAAGGAAAGGAGCAGTTGATGCAAATCCAAACCCAATTCAGCCAGCCCAAGTATTCCAGGCCTTAAGAAATACCCTTCCTAAAGACGCGATGTATACATTAGATGCAGGAACGTTATGTCTACAAGCTACAGACTCTTTGAATTACTATCAGTCACCAGGCTTATTTACTCCATTAGACTTTGGATTAGTCGGTTTCTCATTTGCAGCAGGTTTAGGAATAAAAGCAGCATATCCTGAAAGAACTGTCGTTAGTTTAATGGGAGATGGCGGATTCGGAATGACAATGTCTGAGATTAGTACTGCAGTTGAAGCAAAGTTGAATACTGTAACAATTGTCATGAATAACCACTGTTGGGGAGCGGAAAAAGCCTATCAAAAAGATTTCTTCGGTGAAAGATATATTGGAGCTGATGTAGTTAACCCACGATATGACAGGGTTGCTGAGGAATTTGGTGCAAAAGGTTTCCGTGTAGAAAAGGCAGAAGATTTAGAGGCAACAATTGAAGAAGCACTTAAGGCGAATGCACCTGCGATTGTTGATGTTCAGGTTGACCCTAACGCACTGTATTCATTCCGAAGAGATTCCTTCCAGCACAGAAAATAA
- the yugI gene encoding S1 domain-containing post-transcriptional regulator GSP13, which yields MANQYEVGSVHTGKVTGIQPYGAFVALDEETQGLVHISEITHGFVKDVNEFLKVGDEVQVKVLSVDEEGGKIALSIKATQEAPKAAPQAARKPKAARPAKVQEQESPSGFNTLKDKLTEWIEQSKREDLIKK from the coding sequence ATGGCAAATCAATATGAAGTAGGTTCAGTACACACAGGTAAAGTAACGGGAATTCAACCTTATGGTGCTTTCGTTGCATTAGACGAAGAAACTCAAGGTCTTGTTCATATTTCTGAAATCACACACGGATTCGTAAAAGATGTTAACGAATTTTTGAAAGTGGGAGATGAAGTACAGGTTAAAGTATTGTCTGTAGACGAAGAAGGCGGCAAAATTGCTCTTTCTATCAAGGCGACTCAAGAGGCACCAAAAGCGGCTCCTCAAGCTGCACGTAAACCAAAAGCAGCTCGTCCAGCTAAAGTTCAAGAACAAGAATCTCCAAGTGGATTCAATACACTTAAAGATAAGCTAACTGAGTGGATCGAACAATCTAAAAGAGAAGATTTAATTAAAAAATAA
- a CDS encoding DUF1871 family protein, whose translation MRVEEAHLAMRKRIYEWDPFGFGEYETEIADIIQAVHKHKDFNKLGKDIQLIFEHSFEKWLPLSECQEVAKELIHIREMSDCV comes from the coding sequence GTGAGAGTAGAAGAAGCACATCTAGCAATGAGAAAGCGGATATATGAGTGGGATCCATTTGGATTTGGTGAATATGAGACTGAAATCGCCGATATTATCCAGGCTGTTCATAAGCACAAAGATTTTAATAAGTTGGGGAAAGATATTCAGCTCATTTTTGAACATTCTTTCGAAAAATGGTTGCCCCTTTCAGAGTGTCAGGAAGTGGCGAAAGAGCTAATACACATTCGTGAAATGTCTGATTGCGTATAA
- a CDS encoding TAXI family TRAP transporter solute-binding subunit, whose product MHKFKSLIFVSIALTMAFLLSGCSNQSSGGSGNDWPKGISVSSATIGGTFHVYATGWSDIVSKKLNIQSNVEATGGPIPNIELVDRGESEIGLVTMGPAYEGYNGIGWAEKKYENIRTLFPMYKSYLHWWAMPGADIKSIEDFAGKRIGTGAAGGTPDYYGQRVFEDLGIELGRIVNGGYNEYTNLMRDGQLDVASAFAPTGHPTAVEMISTDKVNIVGVGEKSAELAGKYGITHGVIEANSYEGQTEDIPTLTIYSAFITHKDLSEDFVYELVKATFESKEELIKVHQSAAELDPKVVPEALAGVPMHPGAIRYYEEIGIELPDSVYPKE is encoded by the coding sequence ATGCATAAGTTTAAATCACTTATATTTGTTAGCATTGCTTTAACCATGGCGTTTCTTTTGAGTGGTTGTAGTAACCAATCAAGTGGTGGGTCAGGGAATGATTGGCCAAAAGGAATATCTGTTTCCTCAGCAACGATTGGGGGGACTTTTCACGTTTATGCTACAGGTTGGTCGGATATCGTTTCAAAAAAACTGAATATCCAGTCTAACGTAGAAGCAACAGGTGGTCCAATTCCTAATATTGAGTTAGTTGATAGAGGAGAGTCTGAAATTGGTCTCGTTACAATGGGACCAGCTTATGAAGGATATAACGGAATTGGTTGGGCAGAGAAAAAATATGAAAATATACGAACACTTTTCCCAATGTACAAAAGTTATTTGCATTGGTGGGCCATGCCTGGTGCAGACATTAAGTCCATTGAAGATTTTGCTGGAAAGAGAATTGGTACAGGAGCAGCAGGGGGAACTCCGGATTATTATGGACAAAGGGTGTTTGAAGATTTAGGAATTGAGCTAGGAAGGATTGTAAATGGTGGATACAACGAATATACCAATCTAATGCGTGATGGCCAACTTGATGTAGCATCTGCGTTCGCTCCAACGGGTCATCCAACAGCAGTGGAAATGATTAGTACTGATAAGGTAAACATTGTTGGTGTAGGTGAAAAATCAGCAGAATTGGCTGGGAAATATGGAATCACACATGGAGTAATTGAGGCAAATAGCTATGAGGGTCAGACCGAAGATATACCTACACTTACGATTTATAGTGCGTTTATAACACACAAAGATTTATCTGAAGACTTTGTTTATGAACTTGTAAAAGCAACCTTTGAAAGCAAAGAAGAACTGATAAAGGTTCATCAATCAGCGGCTGAATTGGACCCTAAAGTGGTTCCAGAAGCTTTAGCTGGTGTACCGATGCATCCTGGTGCTATTAGATATTATGAAGAAATAGGTATTGAACTACCAGATTCAGTTTATCCAAAAGAATAA
- a CDS encoding TRAP transporter permease — MSTENKVNLEDFERGERELSSFYLKLAFILGGVLGLVHVFILSVYPIDPWVFRAIHFGSAGAFCFLLYPALKKNTDKNPSVFDLVMAVLLLGAAVYIALNYLEMLNRVGVSPTGLDLFFAIVAIVGLLEMTRRTTGIALPIIAVIFLLYAYFGSYFPNELWHRGYSIERILSYTFSMDGIFSIPLGVAATYVFVFILFGSFLEVSGAGKFFMDLSYAIAGRFRGGPAKVAVLSSALMGSINGSAVANVASTGAFTIPLMKKVGYKPKFAGAVEAVASTGGQILPPVMGAGAFIMADMTGIPYTSIVIAAIVPAFLYFFAVLCMVDFEAGKQKLEGLSKDELPNIKAVLKERGYLITPLIVLLFSLIVLNNSPIRAALLSIGVLIIMSWFTRNKIGPKQIWVSISNAMKGMASIAATCASAGIIIGVFALTGLGGILADFLIALSGGVVWIGLVLVMILCILLGMGLPTVAAYALAASTVAPALINMGVPQLSAHLFIFYFACISTITPPVALSSFAGAALAKARPMQVAWTALKLGITAFIVPYLFIIDNSLLLQGDIFVIIMDIFTASIGIVALAAGIQKFMFNKLTTLLQLLILFSAIMLVIPIIWISVPGLILFLIISYFNYKNKITHVEDVDKVFNT; from the coding sequence GTGAGTACTGAAAATAAAGTTAACCTAGAAGATTTTGAACGTGGAGAGAGAGAGTTAAGCTCTTTCTATTTAAAGCTAGCCTTTATTTTAGGAGGGGTTTTAGGGCTAGTCCATGTTTTTATTTTATCGGTTTATCCAATTGACCCATGGGTATTTCGTGCCATCCATTTTGGATCTGCCGGAGCCTTTTGCTTTTTATTATATCCTGCACTTAAAAAAAACACGGACAAAAACCCAAGTGTTTTTGACCTAGTTATGGCAGTATTGCTCCTAGGAGCAGCTGTCTATATAGCATTAAACTATTTAGAAATGTTGAATCGAGTAGGTGTAAGTCCAACTGGTTTGGATTTGTTTTTTGCAATAGTTGCTATTGTCGGTTTATTAGAAATGACTAGAAGAACTACTGGAATTGCATTACCAATTATTGCAGTAATTTTTTTACTATATGCATATTTTGGTTCATATTTTCCAAACGAATTATGGCACAGAGGATACAGCATTGAAAGGATATTAAGCTACACATTTAGTATGGATGGGATATTTAGTATTCCATTAGGTGTAGCAGCTACTTATGTCTTTGTATTTATACTTTTTGGTAGCTTTTTAGAGGTTTCTGGAGCAGGGAAGTTTTTTATGGATCTTTCCTATGCAATAGCAGGTAGGTTCAGAGGCGGGCCAGCAAAAGTTGCAGTCCTTTCAAGTGCTCTAATGGGAAGTATAAATGGAAGTGCAGTAGCCAATGTTGCTAGTACAGGGGCATTTACTATTCCTTTAATGAAAAAAGTAGGATATAAACCAAAATTTGCTGGAGCAGTAGAGGCAGTTGCATCAACTGGAGGACAAATACTTCCTCCAGTAATGGGTGCTGGGGCATTTATCATGGCAGATATGACAGGAATACCCTATACCTCCATAGTCATTGCTGCTATTGTACCAGCTTTCTTATACTTTTTTGCTGTTTTGTGCATGGTGGATTTTGAGGCAGGTAAACAGAAACTAGAGGGATTATCTAAGGATGAACTGCCTAATATTAAGGCTGTTTTAAAGGAAAGAGGGTATTTAATAACGCCACTCATTGTTTTACTGTTTTCGCTGATTGTTTTAAATAACTCACCTATTCGAGCCGCTTTATTATCAATAGGAGTACTAATCATAATGAGTTGGTTTACTAGGAATAAAATTGGACCAAAGCAAATTTGGGTCTCTATTAGTAATGCAATGAAAGGTATGGCGTCTATTGCTGCTACCTGTGCAAGTGCTGGGATAATAATTGGAGTATTTGCTCTTACAGGTTTAGGTGGAATATTAGCTGACTTTTTAATAGCACTTTCCGGAGGAGTAGTATGGATTGGATTAGTATTGGTTATGATCCTATGTATCCTTCTGGGTATGGGATTACCAACTGTTGCGGCTTATGCCCTAGCTGCTAGTACAGTTGCGCCAGCGTTAATAAATATGGGGGTTCCCCAGTTATCAGCCCATTTATTTATCTTTTACTTTGCATGCATCTCTACCATTACACCCCCAGTTGCACTTTCTTCATTTGCTGGAGCAGCATTAGCAAAAGCAAGACCAATGCAGGTTGCTTGGACAGCATTAAAATTAGGTATTACTGCCTTTATTGTTCCGTACTTGTTTATAATTGACAACAGTTTACTATTACAAGGGGATATTTTTGTAATCATTATGGATATATTTACAGCTTCTATCGGTATTGTTGCCTTGGCAGCAGGTATACAGAAGTTTATGTTTAACAAACTAACTACTTTACTTCAATTACTAATATTGTTTAGTGCGATAATGCTAGTTATACCAATTATCTGGATATCTGTACCAGGATTAATCCTATTTTTGATTATTAGTTACTTCAATTATAAAAATAAAATTACTCATGTAGAAGATGTTGATAAGGTATTTAATACATAA